The following are encoded in a window of Mycolicibacterium tusciae JS617 genomic DNA:
- a CDS encoding Eco57I restriction-modification methylase domain-containing protein, translating into MSADTASTNFIGVRVVGGLLPADLLAKLVAGQTQDGLSSKDFHLAAGETVRDAANRVWAYLRGAWTTYRAALAALPDNDAATGLTRERFTLVLLDQLGYGRVHPTGKGGLHVGDRSFPISHVWGNVPIHLLGRVAVDTRTKGAAGAAGASPQSMVQELLNRSDDHLWAILANATTLRLVRDSTSLVGSAYVEFDLEAIFDGDLFADFLLLYSLCHVSRLEPRDPEVGPASCWMEHWRQDAIESGSRALNLLRDGVIEALHTLGSGFLTHPDNAKLRQVLADGEITVEEINHALLRVTYRLLFTFVAEDRNALLDPHAGPQARRRYLDYFSTERLRRTSRRRRGGRYGDRWEALKVVWRGLGSVDGLPELGLPGIGGLFDTGALDFLMECSLSNQALQSAVRSLSLVREPRSQAMRIVDYRNLGAEELGSIYESLLELMPSWDPATKIYSLTVASGNQRKDTGSYYTPTSLVESLLDTALDPVLDDAEKSGEPEQALLSVTVCDPACGSGHFLVGAARRIAKRVAALRSGDPEPAPEAVRSAMRDVVGRCIYGVDLNPLAAELAKVSLWLEALDPGRPLTFLDAQIRIGNALVGVTPRLLADGVPDEAFKPIEGDDKKITAGLAKKNKAERSAQGSLFDVDMVAANTRLAEQVEKVVAAPALSLADVHVQEQRLRAYTESTAYRQQLLAANAWCAAFVWPKSVGAPPAVTQRTITTLIDGSDKLTDKQRAEIERLTAEYRFFHWHLEFPHIFPTESTANDTVNETTGWCGGFSAVIGNPPWEHVELKEQEYFEARDPDIAKAAGAKRKRMITELLAGDSPVGRDYMAAKRRLDGVRHFAANSGIYPLCGRGRIKTDPLFAETGRALLAGEGRSGMILPTGIATDATTQYFFKDLVETGSISSLYDFENAKPLFEGVHRSYKFCLLTLVGRDFRESEADFAFFAHDPTDLERPGMRFALSPEEITLLNPNTGTCPVFRSRRDAEITLGIYRRVPVLIREGDPDGNPWGVKFMQGLFNMTSDSHLFRTRNELEGDGWTLRGNVFCKGKQEMLPLYEAKMVHHYDYRWSTFERDGTFRDVTPEEKRDTSFAVLPRYWVDKREVDAKLSGRWDRKWLLGFRNIARSTDIRTLIAASLPRAAVGHSMPLIASDADDVLQGAFTSYALDFVLRQKLGGTNLTFNYMQQLALPSPAVINGQSAWAGGPIREWIGDRVRSLNDGVAQPVRRQLLAELDAAFFHLYGLDREDVDYIMESFPIVKRKDISEFGDYRTKHAILEIYEVINESSVPYVSSLGQPSS; encoded by the coding sequence GTGAGCGCCGACACCGCATCCACCAATTTCATCGGCGTCCGTGTCGTCGGCGGCCTGCTGCCAGCGGACCTGCTCGCCAAACTTGTGGCCGGCCAGACCCAAGACGGACTGTCCTCCAAAGACTTCCATCTCGCCGCCGGCGAAACGGTGCGCGACGCCGCCAACCGGGTATGGGCGTATCTGCGGGGCGCCTGGACCACCTACCGCGCTGCTTTGGCTGCGCTGCCTGACAACGATGCCGCGACGGGGCTCACCCGGGAACGCTTCACTCTCGTGCTGCTCGACCAGCTGGGGTACGGCCGTGTCCATCCCACCGGGAAAGGCGGCCTGCACGTCGGGGACCGCAGCTTCCCCATCTCACATGTGTGGGGAAACGTCCCGATCCATCTGCTCGGACGGGTCGCAGTGGATACCCGGACGAAGGGCGCAGCCGGGGCGGCCGGCGCCTCGCCGCAGTCGATGGTGCAGGAGCTGCTCAACCGCTCCGATGACCACCTGTGGGCCATCCTCGCCAACGCGACCACGTTGCGGCTGGTCCGCGACTCCACCTCGCTGGTGGGGTCGGCCTACGTCGAATTCGACCTGGAGGCGATCTTCGACGGCGACCTCTTCGCGGACTTCCTGCTGCTGTACTCGCTGTGCCACGTCTCTCGCCTCGAGCCCCGCGACCCCGAGGTCGGTCCCGCCTCCTGCTGGATGGAGCACTGGCGCCAGGACGCCATCGAATCCGGTTCCCGGGCGCTGAACCTGCTGCGCGACGGCGTCATCGAGGCTCTGCACACCCTCGGCTCGGGATTTCTCACCCACCCCGACAACGCGAAGCTGCGCCAAGTTCTCGCCGACGGCGAGATCACCGTCGAGGAGATCAACCACGCCCTGCTGCGGGTCACCTACCGACTGCTGTTCACGTTCGTTGCCGAAGACCGCAACGCACTGCTCGATCCGCACGCTGGTCCACAGGCCCGCCGTCGCTATCTCGACTATTTTTCCACCGAGCGGTTGCGGCGGACGTCCCGTCGCCGCCGCGGCGGTCGCTACGGCGACCGATGGGAAGCCCTTAAAGTCGTGTGGCGCGGCCTCGGTAGTGTCGACGGCCTGCCCGAACTCGGGCTGCCGGGCATCGGCGGTCTATTCGACACCGGTGCGCTGGACTTCCTCATGGAGTGCTCGTTGAGCAACCAGGCTTTGCAGTCTGCGGTGCGCTCGCTGTCACTGGTGCGTGAACCCCGCTCGCAGGCCATGCGGATCGTCGACTACCGCAACCTGGGCGCCGAGGAACTCGGCAGCATCTACGAGTCGCTGCTGGAACTCATGCCGAGTTGGGACCCGGCCACCAAGATCTACTCGCTGACCGTCGCATCGGGCAACCAACGCAAAGACACCGGCTCCTATTACACTCCCACGTCACTGGTGGAGTCGCTGCTGGACACCGCGCTCGACCCGGTCTTGGACGACGCCGAGAAATCCGGCGAACCCGAGCAGGCTCTGCTGAGCGTCACCGTCTGCGACCCCGCCTGTGGCAGTGGACATTTCCTGGTCGGCGCGGCCCGCCGAATCGCCAAGCGGGTGGCCGCCCTGCGAAGCGGTGATCCCGAACCGGCCCCCGAGGCGGTGCGCTCGGCGATGCGAGACGTGGTCGGGCGCTGCATCTACGGTGTGGATCTCAACCCACTCGCCGCCGAGTTGGCCAAGGTGTCGCTGTGGCTGGAGGCTCTCGACCCCGGCCGACCACTGACGTTCCTGGACGCGCAGATTAGAATTGGCAACGCCCTCGTCGGCGTGACACCGCGATTGCTCGCTGACGGGGTACCTGATGAGGCGTTCAAGCCGATCGAGGGCGACGACAAGAAGATCACCGCCGGTCTGGCCAAGAAGAACAAGGCCGAACGGAGCGCCCAGGGCAGCCTATTCGACGTCGACATGGTCGCCGCCAATACGAGACTCGCCGAGCAGGTGGAGAAGGTCGTCGCCGCACCGGCGCTGTCACTGGCTGACGTCCATGTGCAGGAGCAACGGCTGCGCGCCTACACCGAGTCGACCGCCTACCGTCAGCAACTCCTGGCGGCCAACGCTTGGTGCGCCGCATTCGTGTGGCCGAAGAGCGTCGGCGCACCACCCGCGGTCACCCAGCGCACCATCACCACGCTGATCGACGGTAGCGACAAGCTGACCGACAAGCAGCGCGCTGAGATCGAACGTTTGACGGCCGAATACCGGTTTTTCCACTGGCACTTGGAGTTCCCGCACATCTTCCCGACCGAGTCGACGGCTAACGACACTGTCAATGAGACAACTGGCTGGTGTGGCGGATTTTCTGCGGTAATCGGCAATCCGCCGTGGGAACACGTTGAACTCAAGGAGCAGGAGTACTTCGAAGCACGCGATCCAGATATCGCCAAGGCGGCTGGCGCCAAACGCAAACGCATGATCACCGAACTCTTGGCTGGCGACTCACCCGTCGGCCGTGACTACATGGCCGCGAAGCGTCGCCTGGATGGGGTCCGTCACTTCGCGGCGAATTCTGGGATTTACCCCCTGTGCGGGCGCGGCCGGATCAAGACTGACCCGCTCTTCGCGGAGACGGGACGTGCGCTACTGGCGGGCGAAGGCCGATCGGGGATGATCCTCCCTACTGGTATCGCCACCGATGCGACGACGCAGTACTTCTTCAAGGATCTTGTCGAGACCGGCTCCATCTCAAGTCTTTACGACTTCGAGAACGCGAAACCCCTTTTCGAGGGTGTACACCGCAGCTATAAGTTCTGCCTATTGACGCTTGTCGGTCGAGATTTCCGCGAGTCCGAAGCCGATTTCGCGTTCTTCGCCCACGACCCCACAGACCTGGAGCGGCCGGGTATGCGGTTCGCGCTCTCGCCGGAGGAAATCACGCTGCTCAATCCAAACACTGGGACATGCCCGGTGTTCCGCAGCCGCCGAGACGCGGAGATCACTCTTGGTATCTACCGGCGGGTGCCGGTGCTTATCCGAGAGGGGGATCCGGACGGAAACCCCTGGGGTGTGAAGTTCATGCAGGGCTTGTTCAACATGACTAGCGACTCCCACCTGTTCCGAACCCGCAATGAGCTTGAGGGTGACGGTTGGACCCTGCGGGGGAATGTGTTCTGCAAGGGCAAGCAGGAGATGCTGCCGCTGTACGAGGCGAAGATGGTCCACCACTACGACTACCGCTGGTCGACCTTCGAGCGTGATGGCACCTTTAGGGACGTTACTCCAGAGGAGAAGAGGGATACGAGTTTCGCAGTGCTGCCGAGGTATTGGGTGGACAAGCGTGAAGTCGATGCGAAATTATCAGGCCGTTGGGACCGAAAATGGCTACTGGGTTTCCGGAACATCGCCCGCAGCACAGACATTCGGACCTTGATCGCCGCAAGCCTACCCAGGGCCGCGGTCGGACACAGCATGCCCTTGATCGCTAGCGATGCCGATGATGTTCTGCAGGGGGCATTTACGTCGTACGCTCTGGATTTTGTCCTCCGACAGAAGCTTGGCGGGACAAACCTCACTTTCAATTACATGCAGCAGTTGGCGCTACCGTCTCCGGCGGTGATCAACGGGCAGAGTGCGTGGGCCGGTGGACCGATTCGGGAGTGGATTGGCGACCGTGTTAGAAGCTTGAACGATGGCGTGGCCCAGCCGGTCCGTCGGCAGTTACTTGCCGAACTTGACGCCGCGTTCTTTCACCTTTACGGCCTGGATCGAGAAGACGTTGATTACATCATGGAGTCATTCCCAATCGTCAAGCGCAAGGATATTTCCGAATTTGGCGACTACCGAACAAAGCATGCAATCCTCGAAATTTATGAGGTGATCAATGAATCCAGCGTGCCCTATGTGTCTAGTCTGGGACAACCTTCTAGCTGA
- a CDS encoding helicase-related protein, which produces MGFAPGNLVTARGREWVVLPESTDDFLVLRPIGGIDDDIAGVLASEGVSPASFPPPHAEDLGDHLSASLLRSSLRIGFRSTAGPFRSLASIAVEPRAYQMVPLMMALRQDVVRLLIADDVGIGKTIEAALVATELLKVGDARGLTVLCSPALAEQWQGELREKFGLEAELVLPSTVRRLERGLIGAESIFERYPVTVVSTDFIKSARRRHEFLRTCPDLVIVDEVHTCVADSTTSGSGRTQRYELVRDLAADPSRHLILASATPHSGKDEAFRNLLGLLKPELATVDLEKKADREHLARHFVQRRRADLRRYLDEDTPFPKDRLSAEVPYSLSPEYHALFTKVLDYARETVRTDEGGLARRVNWWSALALLRALASSPRAAAQTLQTRAATVAADSPEEADAIGRAIVLDQTDDEALEAVDTTSGADTDSTTKASNAKSRRLQAFRAEALKLEGKPDRKITALVKSVKELLGDGFNPIVFCRFIDTAEYVAEQLGAALSKNVTVRAVTGTLPPAERVARIEELAAIPGQHALVATDCLSEGVNLQENFQAVVHYDLAWNPTRHEQREGRVDRFGQRADTVRAVTLYGRDNQIDGIVLEVLLRKHEAIRKATGVAVPVPDNSEAVVEALMEGLLLRGRDAEQLGLELDLEEKRDALHNQWESAAARERNAQTKYAQHGIKQQEVETELKETRATLGTNTDVAEFVDHALRALRSTVTTADSGFTATLGPLPLGLRDALPPGRKDPLHFAGELPVARGDAVLTRTDASVEAVANYVLESALDPQLPDDQRPARRCAVIRTKSVSMRTTLLIVRYRFHLQLPSRSGSRQLVAEDVASLAFKGSPGTPHWLSPESVAPLLHARPSGNVPAPQATQFITRALDGVPDIATHLAEHGEELAARLLESHRRVRQAAADVVRGLTVTVEPGADVLGVFVYVPPAGGEK; this is translated from the coding sequence GTGGGATTCGCCCCTGGAAATCTGGTCACGGCACGCGGCCGCGAATGGGTGGTGCTGCCGGAGAGCACAGATGACTTTCTGGTGCTGCGGCCCATCGGCGGCATCGACGACGACATCGCCGGGGTGCTCGCCAGCGAGGGTGTCAGCCCGGCATCGTTCCCGCCGCCGCACGCGGAGGATCTCGGCGACCACCTGAGCGCATCGCTGTTACGCAGTTCGCTCCGGATCGGGTTCCGCTCCACCGCAGGCCCATTCCGGAGCCTGGCCTCGATCGCCGTCGAGCCTCGCGCCTACCAGATGGTGCCGCTGATGATGGCGCTCCGTCAGGACGTCGTGCGCCTGCTGATCGCCGACGACGTGGGCATCGGCAAGACCATCGAGGCCGCTTTGGTTGCCACCGAGCTGCTGAAGGTCGGTGACGCACGAGGGCTCACGGTGCTGTGCAGCCCCGCGCTGGCCGAGCAGTGGCAGGGCGAGCTCAGAGAGAAGTTTGGTCTCGAAGCGGAACTCGTTCTGCCCAGCACGGTTCGCCGGCTGGAACGCGGACTGATCGGCGCGGAGTCGATCTTCGAGCGTTACCCGGTCACCGTGGTGTCCACCGACTTCATCAAGAGCGCACGGCGTCGCCACGAGTTCCTCCGCACCTGCCCGGATCTGGTGATCGTCGACGAGGTGCACACTTGCGTCGCGGACTCCACCACCAGCGGATCGGGCCGCACTCAGCGCTATGAATTGGTCCGCGACCTGGCGGCCGACCCTTCCCGCCACCTGATCCTGGCCAGTGCCACCCCCCACAGCGGGAAGGACGAGGCATTCCGCAACTTGCTGGGGCTGTTGAAACCCGAGCTGGCCACCGTCGACCTGGAGAAGAAAGCCGACCGGGAACACTTGGCTAGGCACTTCGTGCAGCGCCGTCGCGCGGACCTCCGCCGGTACCTCGACGAGGACACCCCGTTCCCGAAGGATCGCCTCTCCGCTGAGGTGCCCTATTCGCTGAGCCCGGAGTACCACGCGTTGTTCACCAAAGTCCTCGACTACGCCCGGGAAACGGTGCGCACCGACGAAGGCGGGCTGGCTCGGCGGGTCAACTGGTGGTCGGCGCTGGCGCTCCTGCGCGCGCTGGCCTCGTCGCCGCGAGCGGCGGCGCAGACCCTGCAGACCCGGGCGGCGACGGTCGCCGCCGACTCTCCGGAGGAAGCCGACGCCATCGGCCGGGCCATCGTGCTCGACCAGACCGACGACGAGGCGCTGGAGGCGGTCGACACGACATCGGGCGCCGACACCGACAGCACCACTAAGGCCAGCAATGCCAAATCCCGTCGGCTGCAAGCATTCCGGGCTGAAGCTCTCAAACTCGAAGGCAAGCCCGATCGCAAGATCACTGCGTTGGTCAAGAGCGTCAAGGAATTACTGGGCGACGGATTCAACCCCATCGTGTTCTGCCGATTCATTGACACCGCCGAGTACGTGGCCGAGCAACTCGGTGCGGCTCTGAGCAAGAACGTCACCGTCCGCGCCGTAACAGGCACCCTGCCCCCAGCTGAACGAGTCGCTCGCATCGAGGAGCTGGCGGCCATCCCCGGCCAGCACGCCCTGGTAGCCACCGACTGTCTCTCGGAGGGTGTCAATCTGCAGGAGAACTTCCAGGCGGTGGTCCACTATGACCTGGCGTGGAACCCCACCCGCCACGAACAGCGGGAGGGCCGCGTGGACCGTTTCGGCCAACGGGCCGACACGGTGCGCGCGGTGACTCTCTATGGCCGCGACAACCAGATCGACGGGATCGTGCTCGAAGTCCTGCTTCGCAAACATGAGGCGATCCGCAAGGCGACTGGCGTCGCGGTTCCGGTACCCGACAACAGTGAGGCCGTTGTCGAGGCACTTATGGAGGGCCTGCTGCTGCGCGGCCGCGACGCGGAGCAATTGGGTTTGGAACTCGACTTGGAGGAAAAGCGCGATGCGCTGCACAACCAATGGGAGTCGGCGGCCGCACGGGAACGCAACGCGCAGACCAAGTACGCCCAGCACGGCATCAAACAACAGGAAGTTGAGACTGAGCTCAAAGAGACCCGCGCCACCCTGGGCACCAACACCGACGTCGCCGAATTCGTCGACCACGCGCTGCGGGCATTGCGATCAACGGTGACCACGGCCGACTCCGGCTTCACCGCGACGCTCGGGCCATTGCCATTGGGACTTCGTGACGCGCTGCCGCCCGGCCGCAAGGACCCCCTGCACTTTGCCGGTGAGCTGCCCGTTGCCCGGGGCGACGCCGTGCTCACCCGTACCGACGCATCGGTGGAGGCCGTCGCCAACTACGTCCTGGAATCGGCCCTCGACCCGCAGCTTCCCGACGATCAGCGGCCGGCCCGGCGCTGCGCGGTCATCCGCACAAAGTCGGTGTCGATGCGCACCACGCTGCTCATCGTCCGCTACCGCTTCCATCTGCAGCTGCCATCCCGGTCCGGCAGTCGTCAGCTGGTCGCCGAGGACGTCGCGTCGCTCGCCTTCAAAGGATCGCCCGGCACCCCGCACTGGCTCTCACCGGAGTCGGTAGCACCGCTGCTGCACGCCCGACCGTCCGGCAACGTGCCCGCGCCGCAGGCGACCCAGTTCATCACCCGCGCCCTCGACGGCGTGCCCGACATCGCCACACATCTCGCCGAACACGGCGAAGAGCTCGCCGCACGCCTGCTCGAATCGCACCGCCGGGTGCGACAGGCGGCCGCCGACGTGGTGCGCGGACTGACAGTGACAGTAGAACCGGGCGCGGACGTCCTCGGCGTCTTCGTATACGTGCCGCCGGCTGGAGGTGAGAAGTGA